From a single Candidatus Izimaplasma bacterium HR1 genomic region:
- the ulaE gene encoding L-ribulose-5-phosphate 3-epimerase UlaE, producing MKLQENKIGIYEKAIPNAFDWEQKIKVAKAAGFDFIEISVDESDARLARLEWTKEERQNLVKLLKENEFHLQSMCLSGHRRFPFGSKDEATRNKAHEIMDKAIELALDLGVKNIQLAGYDVYYEESTVESLNLFKEGLKYSAKKAEENNIMLTIEIMDTWLCGTISRAMEFCNYVGSDNLKVYPDLGNLTQWTDDPCHELTKNIDNIEAIHLKDTKPGVFKCVPFGEGSVLFGELFQTLRNLNYNRPFLIEMWADNDREYTFEESVNEIAEAKKWLYNRM from the coding sequence TTGAAATTACAAGAAAATAAAATTGGAATTTATGAAAAAGCAATTCCAAATGCATTTGATTGGGAACAAAAAATTAAAGTAGCTAAAGCTGCTGGGTTTGATTTTATAGAAATTAGTGTTGATGAGAGCGATGCTCGTTTAGCAAGACTTGAATGGACCAAAGAAGAACGTCAAAACTTAGTAAAATTACTAAAAGAAAACGAATTTCATTTACAATCAATGTGTTTAAGTGGCCATCGAAGATTTCCTTTTGGAAGTAAAGATGAAGCTACAAGAAATAAAGCACATGAAATCATGGACAAAGCGATAGAACTAGCGCTAGATCTCGGGGTAAAAAATATTCAGCTTGCTGGGTATGATGTATATTATGAAGAGAGCACAGTTGAATCTTTAAACCTTTTTAAGGAAGGATTAAAGTATAGTGCTAAAAAAGCAGAAGAAAATAACATTATGTTAACAATCGAAATAATGGATACTTGGCTTTGTGGGACTATCTCACGAGCTATGGAATTCTGTAATTATGTCGGTAGTGACAATTTAAAAGTGTATCCTGATTTAGGTAATTTAACACAATGGACAGATGATCCTTGTCATGAGTTAACTAAAAACATAGATAACATTGAGGCAATTCATTTAAAAGATACAAAACCGGGGGTTTTCAAATGTGTACCATTTGGAGAAGGTAGTGTATTATTTGGTGAATTGTTCCAAACATTAAGAAATCTTAATTATAATCGTCCCTTCTTAATCGAAATGTGGGCAGATAATGATAGAGAATATACTTTTGAAGAGAGTGTTAATGAAATAGCTGAAGCTAAAAAATGGCTATATAATAGGATGTGA
- the ulaC gene encoding Ascorbate-specific phosphotransferase enzyme IIA component, with amino-acid sequence MIDGFNLTKELICFEKGFENWEDAIKASSKGLLEQGFIKESYVDSMIDSVKEYGPYIVIAPNIAMPHARPEAGSNKVGFSVMLCEEAVGFSKAPEHQARLFVTLSCVNADTHLMMLQALVGILGDDDKFQKILNSTTKEEILEIFE; translated from the coding sequence ATGATCGATGGTTTTAACTTAACTAAAGAATTAATTTGCTTTGAAAAAGGCTTTGAAAATTGGGAAGATGCTATTAAAGCATCAAGTAAAGGACTACTAGAACAAGGATTTATTAAAGAGTCTTATGTTGATAGTATGATCGACAGTGTCAAAGAATACGGTCCTTATATCGTAATCGCACCAAACATTGCTATGCCTCACGCAAGACCTGAAGCAGGAAGCAATAAAGTAGGATTTAGTGTAATGTTATGTGAAGAAGCTGTCGGATTCTCTAAAGCTCCTGAACATCAAGCTAGGTTATTTGTAACCTTATCTTGTGTTAACGCTGATACACATTTGATGATGTTACAAGCATTAGTAGGAATTCTTGGAGATGATGATAAATTCCAAAAAATCTTAAATTCAACAACTAAAGAAGAAATTTTAGAAATATTCGAATAA
- the lon1 gene encoding Lon protease 1 — MFEMNVLTEGILPSIAIRGIAPFPHTDLRIEIGRNVSKKALLEAEKNYDSHVLLLIQENPMHDMPTEANVLNHGVVAKIGIKIKLPNGNFKVKFDPIIRAELLQFQQTEPFFITRFKTIPTVQDNIDQELALVRMLAKQVVDNSKVLLKNPKASLDAIQKGVSSDKLCDVVANSLKISENLKFKYIETASLNQRLTYLLEDIEKEKYMGQIENQINMTVKKNIDENQKEYYLREKMRAIQEELGDKAKKESDIEELKLKILDKKMPSNIEEKALYELSRYQTLPASSGESGVIRTYLDFLVDLPWHEESVDEVDIKKAEDALDSTHFGLEKVKERIIEYLAVKILTGKNPQTILCLVGPPGVGKTSLAQSIAQALGRNFVKQSLGGVKDESEIRGHRRTYLGALPGRIMQGMKKAKVVNPVFLLDEIDKLGSDYKGDPSAALLEVLDPEQNAKFSDHYLEEQYDLSKVLFISTANYLGNVPAPLRDRMEIIELSSYTEIEKLNIANEHLIQKQLEAHGLDPEKFIIDDEATMEMIRSYTREAGVRQLDRLFGSLIRKSIKIILGDKKENVIINKDNLGSFLGKARFSNTKAEKKDQVGLVTGLAYTQFGGDTLAIEVTYYKGKGHLVLTGKLGDVMKESAQAALSYVKSNAERLGIDMNVFKENDIHIHVPEGAVPKDGPSAGVTITTAIVSALTGKKVDHFLGMTGEITLRGRVLPIGGLKEKSIAAHRSGLKTIMIPMDNKKDLEDIPKSIRESLEIIPVETVDEIITRALK, encoded by the coding sequence ATGTTTGAAATGAATGTACTGACTGAAGGAATCTTACCAAGTATCGCTATTCGCGGAATTGCGCCTTTTCCTCATACAGATCTTCGTATTGAAATTGGTCGAAATGTTTCTAAAAAAGCATTATTAGAAGCAGAAAAAAACTATGATTCACATGTTTTATTATTAATTCAAGAAAATCCAATGCATGACATGCCAACTGAGGCTAATGTTCTTAACCACGGTGTTGTAGCAAAAATTGGAATTAAAATAAAATTGCCAAATGGTAACTTTAAAGTGAAATTTGATCCAATCATAAGAGCTGAATTATTACAATTCCAGCAAACAGAACCATTTTTTATTACAAGATTCAAAACAATACCTACAGTTCAAGATAATATCGATCAAGAACTAGCATTAGTACGTATGCTTGCTAAACAAGTAGTAGATAATTCAAAAGTATTATTAAAGAATCCAAAAGCTTCATTAGATGCTATCCAAAAAGGTGTTTCTAGTGATAAATTGTGTGATGTTGTCGCAAATAGTTTAAAAATTAGTGAAAATCTAAAATTTAAATACATTGAAACAGCTTCTTTAAATCAAAGACTTACATATTTACTCGAAGATATTGAAAAAGAGAAATATATGGGCCAAATTGAAAACCAAATCAATATGACTGTGAAGAAAAATATTGATGAAAACCAAAAGGAATATTACTTACGTGAAAAAATGCGTGCTATCCAAGAAGAACTTGGTGATAAAGCAAAAAAAGAAAGTGATATTGAAGAGTTAAAACTAAAAATATTAGACAAAAAAATGCCTAGTAATATAGAAGAGAAAGCACTATATGAGTTATCTCGTTACCAAACTTTACCAGCATCAAGCGGGGAAAGTGGAGTAATTAGAACATATCTTGATTTTCTTGTTGATTTACCATGGCATGAAGAGAGTGTTGATGAAGTAGATATCAAAAAAGCAGAAGATGCACTTGATTCAACTCACTTCGGTCTTGAAAAAGTTAAAGAACGTATCATTGAATACCTAGCAGTTAAGATTTTAACTGGTAAAAACCCACAAACAATATTATGTTTAGTAGGTCCTCCTGGTGTTGGTAAAACATCTTTAGCACAATCTATCGCACAAGCGCTAGGTCGTAACTTCGTTAAGCAAAGTTTAGGTGGAGTTAAAGATGAATCAGAGATTAGAGGGCATAGACGTACTTATTTAGGAGCATTACCTGGTAGAATCATGCAAGGAATGAAAAAAGCAAAAGTTGTTAATCCTGTATTCTTATTAGATGAGATTGATAAACTAGGTTCAGACTACAAAGGAGATCCTAGTGCTGCTTTACTAGAAGTGCTAGATCCAGAACAAAACGCTAAATTCAGTGATCACTACTTAGAAGAGCAATATGACTTAAGTAAAGTTCTATTTATCTCAACAGCAAACTACTTAGGAAACGTTCCAGCTCCACTTAGGGACAGAATGGAAATTATTGAACTTTCAAGTTACACAGAAATTGAAAAACTAAACATCGCTAATGAACATCTAATTCAAAAACAATTAGAAGCACATGGTTTAGATCCAGAAAAATTTATTATTGATGATGAAGCAACTATGGAAATGATCCGTTCATACACCAGAGAAGCTGGTGTAAGACAATTAGATAGATTATTCGGGTCATTGATTAGAAAATCTATTAAAATCATCTTAGGAGACAAAAAAGAGAATGTTATAATCAATAAAGACAATCTTGGTTCATTCCTCGGAAAAGCTCGCTTCAGTAATACAAAAGCAGAAAAAAAAGACCAAGTAGGTTTAGTAACTGGTTTAGCTTACACGCAATTTGGTGGAGATACACTAGCTATTGAAGTAACTTATTATAAAGGTAAAGGACATCTAGTCTTAACTGGTAAATTAGGAGATGTAATGAAAGAGAGTGCACAAGCAGCTCTATCATACGTTAAATCTAATGCCGAAAGATTAGGAATTGATATGAATGTCTTTAAAGAAAATGATATCCATATCCATGTACCAGAAGGTGCAGTACCAAAAGATGGTCCTAGTGCCGGCGTAACTATAACAACTGCAATCGTAAGTGCCCTTACAGGTAAGAAAGTTGATCATTTCTTAGGAATGACAGGTGAAATAACTTTAAGAGGCCGCGTTTTACCAATTGGTGGACTAAAAGAGAAATCAATTGCTGCTCATAGAAGTGGATTAAAAACAATTATGATACCTATGGATAATAAAAAAGACTTAGAAGACATTCCTAAATCAATCAGAGAGTCTTTAGAGATCATTCCCGTAGAAACAGTTGACGAAATTATCACAAGAGCATTAAAATAA
- the ywpJ_2 gene encoding Putative phosphatase YwpJ translates to MIKMVVSDMDGTLLNSNLEISQKNLDAIEGLREKGIRFCIATGRPEQLVKEYIEPLNMKDPMIMYNGSVIGHPFQDEKLYDLKLEKKDIKEIIEYCELNDIIYMPYTKDMIISKPNYRVEFFQNRNEKLADKNKCIFEDIRDIDDIVNNHSINKVLLIENDQEKFEKTKELVANYSQFEIASSQKGFIDINPRGASKGNALKVLAKHFGYTLDEIVVFGDQDNDVSMLEVAGVSVAMANASENAKNAADHITSSNNDSGVAEWINKNLLK, encoded by the coding sequence ATGATAAAAATGGTCGTAAGTGATATGGATGGAACATTATTAAATAGTAACTTAGAAATATCACAGAAAAACCTAGATGCGATAGAAGGTTTAAGAGAAAAAGGGATTAGATTTTGTATAGCTACAGGTCGCCCTGAGCAATTAGTGAAAGAATACATCGAACCTTTAAACATGAAAGATCCAATGATTATGTATAACGGTAGTGTTATTGGACATCCTTTTCAGGATGAAAAACTGTATGATTTAAAGCTAGAGAAGAAAGATATCAAAGAGATTATTGAATATTGTGAACTAAATGATATTATCTATATGCCTTATACAAAAGATATGATCATTAGTAAACCTAACTACCGTGTTGAGTTTTTCCAAAACAGAAATGAAAAACTAGCAGACAAAAACAAATGTATTTTTGAAGATATAAGAGATATTGATGATATTGTGAATAACCACAGTATCAACAAAGTACTATTAATCGAGAATGATCAAGAGAAGTTTGAAAAAACAAAAGAATTAGTAGCAAACTATTCACAATTTGAAATTGCGAGTAGCCAAAAAGGATTTATTGATATAAATCCAAGAGGAGCTTCAAAAGGAAATGCTTTGAAAGTATTAGCCAAACACTTTGGTTATACTTTAGATGAAATTGTGGTCTTTGGAGACCAAGATAACGATGTTAGTATGTTAGAAGTTGCAGGTGTAAGTGTAGCGATGGCTAATGCTAGTGAGAATGCAAAAAATGCTGCCGATCATATTACAAGTAGTAATAACGATTCAGGTGTAGCTGAATGGATAAATAAAAACTTATTGAAGTGA
- the ulaD gene encoding 3-keto-L-gulonate-6-phosphate decarboxylase UlaD, with protein MKLPLLQVALDETSLENAVKSVKQYGHIIDIVEVGTILHYAEGAKAVSVLREMYPNKILLDDIKGADAGKTLAEICFGAGADTMTAICSADVNTMIAMKKVGDSYGEGKDVQVELYGDWTFEHAQSWLDAGLSQVVYHRSRDAELAGQKWGQSDIDKIAKLIEMGIKVTITGGLNVEDLELFNGLAIHGVIAGRSIRGAKNPEQAAKDFKAEIARIWG; from the coding sequence ATGAAATTACCATTATTACAAGTAGCATTAGATGAAACAAGTTTAGAAAACGCTGTGAAAAGTGTTAAGCAATATGGACACATTATTGATATTGTAGAAGTAGGAACAATCCTTCACTATGCTGAAGGTGCAAAAGCGGTTAGTGTTTTAAGAGAAATGTATCCTAATAAAATCTTATTAGACGATATTAAAGGTGCAGATGCTGGTAAAACATTAGCAGAAATCTGTTTTGGTGCTGGTGCTGACACAATGACAGCTATTTGCTCTGCAGACGTAAATACTATGATCGCTATGAAAAAAGTTGGAGATTCATACGGTGAAGGTAAAGATGTGCAAGTAGAATTATATGGAGATTGGACATTTGAACATGCTCAAAGCTGGTTAGATGCTGGTTTATCACAAGTTGTTTACCATAGAAGTAGAGATGCTGAATTAGCAGGACAAAAATGGGGACAATCAGATATCGATAAAATCGCTAAGTTAATTGAAATGGGAATCAAAGTTACAATTACTGGTGGATTAAACGTTGAGGATTTAGAATTATTCAATGGTTTAGCAATTCACGGTGTAATTGCTGGACGTAGTATCAGAGGAGCAAAAAACCCAGAACAAGCAGCGAAAGATTTTAAAGCAGAAATCGCTCGTATTTGGGGATAG
- the ulaG gene encoding putative L-ascorbate-6-phosphate lactonase UlaG — protein sequence MAKIDNITRESWILSTFPEWGTWLNEEIENEVVKPKSVALWWLGCTGMWLKSEGNTNILLDLWVKAGKRTQKVAQMKDWHQHTRAVGAKITQPNLRNVPVVIDPFQLKELDAVMSTHDHGDHIDENVAAAVMQNHPGVPFIGPKACTDLWRSWGVPEARLKTVRPGDSVKVGDVNIVVLESFDRTELVTAPEGMVLKDKQVRDMDDLAVNYLFETTGGNVYHSGDSHYSNYYAKHGKDHKIDVALGSFGENPIGMTDKMTAMGILRMAESTQTDVVIPIHHDIWSNFQADPNEIMVLWNMRKKRLQYKFTPFIWQVGGKFVYPQDRLREVYMHRRGFEDAFENPNDLPFKSLL from the coding sequence ATGGCGAAAATTGATAATATAACAAGAGAATCTTGGATATTAAGTACATTCCCTGAATGGGGTACTTGGTTAAATGAAGAAATAGAAAATGAAGTAGTAAAACCTAAATCAGTTGCTTTATGGTGGTTAGGTTGTACTGGTATGTGGTTGAAATCAGAAGGTAACACAAATATCTTATTAGATTTATGGGTTAAAGCAGGTAAAAGAACACAAAAAGTAGCACAAATGAAAGATTGGCATCAACATACAAGAGCTGTAGGAGCTAAAATTACTCAACCTAACTTACGTAACGTTCCTGTTGTAATTGATCCATTCCAATTAAAAGAATTAGACGCAGTTATGTCAACACATGATCATGGAGATCATATTGATGAAAACGTGGCAGCTGCAGTAATGCAAAATCATCCTGGTGTACCATTTATTGGTCCAAAAGCTTGTACTGATTTATGGAGAAGCTGGGGAGTACCAGAAGCAAGATTAAAAACTGTACGTCCTGGTGATAGTGTTAAAGTAGGAGACGTTAATATCGTAGTTTTAGAATCATTCGATAGAACTGAACTTGTTACAGCACCTGAAGGTATGGTATTAAAAGATAAACAAGTTAGAGATATGGATGATTTAGCTGTAAACTATCTATTTGAAACAACAGGTGGAAATGTTTATCACAGTGGAGATTCACATTACTCAAACTATTATGCAAAACACGGAAAAGATCATAAAATCGATGTAGCTCTAGGTAGCTTCGGGGAAAACCCAATTGGTATGACTGATAAAATGACAGCAATGGGTATTTTAAGAATGGCTGAAAGTACACAAACTGACGTTGTTATTCCTATCCATCATGATATCTGGAGTAACTTCCAAGCAGATCCAAATGAGATAATGGTATTATGGAATATGCGTAAGAAAAGATTACAGTATAAATTTACACCATTTATATGGCAAGTTGGAGGGAAATTCGTTTATCCTCAAGATCGTTTAAGAGAAGTTTATATGCACCGTCGTGGATTTGAAGATGCATTTGAAAATCCAAACGACTTACCTTTCAAATCTTTACTATAA
- the deoR gene encoding Deoxyribonucleoside regulator, translating to MDSRDRNLLVEIAVMYYLEGKTQTEISKEMFMSRPKVSRLLKKARDLSIVDIKINYESDDFNRVIKQVQHRFGVENVVVVKTLSNELETIKEIGRAAASEVKYHLTDGIKVGMSWGRTVSSMVSAFKEKNLKNIKVIELFGAVEYGEDSQEFLSIGYEFSKKINGTFYPLPAPLYIADEKTRNILLENPIIDNTLKMIDECDLIITSIGVVNSKHPQRIWDAHVDQVTRDKLISDGAEGYLCAHFFDQDGRFIEHPINDQIIGIKTESIRKNKIMLVAGGMTKCKALYAVLRGGYVNTLVSDDLTLKKILEVDKKLRGEFL from the coding sequence ATGGATTCACGAGATCGAAATTTGTTAGTGGAAATTGCTGTAATGTATTACTTAGAAGGAAAAACACAAACAGAGATTTCTAAAGAGATGTTTATGTCTCGTCCTAAAGTTTCTCGTTTACTTAAAAAAGCGCGTGATTTAAGTATTGTTGACATTAAGATTAATTACGAGAGTGATGACTTTAATCGTGTAATTAAGCAAGTTCAACACCGTTTTGGTGTTGAAAATGTCGTAGTAGTTAAAACATTATCGAATGAACTTGAAACTATTAAAGAAATTGGAAGAGCTGCTGCTAGTGAGGTAAAATATCATTTAACCGATGGTATTAAAGTTGGTATGTCTTGGGGACGTACTGTAAGCTCAATGGTTAGTGCTTTTAAAGAGAAGAATTTAAAGAATATTAAAGTGATTGAATTGTTTGGTGCTGTTGAATACGGGGAAGACTCACAAGAGTTTCTTAGTATTGGTTATGAGTTTAGTAAGAAAATCAATGGAACATTTTACCCACTTCCAGCTCCTTTATATATCGCAGATGAAAAAACAAGAAATATACTGTTAGAAAACCCTATCATCGATAATACATTGAAAATGATTGATGAATGTGATTTAATCATTACATCAATTGGGGTAGTAAATTCGAAACATCCCCAACGTATTTGGGACGCACACGTTGATCAAGTAACTCGAGATAAACTGATTAGTGACGGTGCAGAAGGTTATTTATGTGCTCATTTCTTTGATCAAGATGGTCGTTTTATCGAACATCCTATTAATGATCAAATTATTGGAATAAAGACTGAAAGTATTAGGAAAAACAAGATTATGTTAGTTGCTGGTGGAATGACCAAATGTAAAGCTTTATATGCTGTTTTACGTGGTGGTTACGTCAATACTTTAGTTTCTGATGATTTAACATTAAAGAAAATCTTAGAAGTAGATAAAAAACTAAGAGGAGAATTCTTATGA
- the ptsI gene encoding Phosphoenolpyruvate-protein phosphotransferase, with amino-acid sequence MKIKGIAASDGIAINKVFRLEAVILNITDAKVTNVEQELKKLNNAIAVSVTELKVIRDKTAIKLDEEHAMIFDAHIQIAEDPEIARQVEDMINSSMVNSAHAFKTVSEMFAQMFESMDNDYMKERAADVRDVARRIIAHLLGVALSDPTMINEEVIVVADDLTPSDTAQLDREFVKGFITNIGGRTSHSAIMARSLEIPAIVGTKNILDSVKNGDLVILDGLAGEVIINPSEEEVAKYKAKNAEFLEKVAVWSKFVNEKSVTLDGKHVELAANIGSPDDVESVIKNGGEGVGLYRTEFLYMNNDDFPTEDEQYIAYKMVLESLKNKKVVIRTLDIGGDKHLDYLPMDEELNPFLGHRALRLCLERIDLFKTQLRALLRAGVHGDLHIMFPMVATLNEVRKAKVVLNECKEELKTEGIKYSDTVKVGIMVEIPAVAILADQFAKEVDFFSIGTNDLIQYSFAADRMNQKVSYLYQPYNPSLLRLIKMVIDASHKEGIWTGMCGEMAGDQIAAPILLGLGLDEFSMSATSILQTRYSFSKLTYKEMKEMAETCLTLGTHEEVQAFVENKIKGE; translated from the coding sequence ATGAAAATAAAAGGAATTGCGGCAAGTGATGGTATTGCCATTAATAAAGTTTTTAGACTAGAAGCAGTAATTTTAAATATTACTGATGCCAAAGTTACAAATGTTGAACAAGAATTAAAGAAATTAAATAACGCTATTGCTGTTAGTGTTACTGAATTAAAGGTAATTCGTGATAAAACAGCGATTAAGTTAGATGAAGAACATGCAATGATTTTTGATGCACATATTCAAATAGCTGAAGACCCAGAAATAGCTCGTCAAGTAGAAGATATGATTAACTCTTCGATGGTAAACAGTGCTCATGCCTTTAAAACTGTAAGCGAAATGTTTGCGCAAATGTTTGAAAGTATGGATAATGATTATATGAAAGAGCGTGCAGCAGACGTAAGAGATGTTGCAAGAAGAATTATTGCTCACTTATTAGGTGTTGCTTTAAGTGATCCAACAATGATTAACGAAGAAGTAATTGTAGTTGCTGATGATTTAACACCAAGTGATACAGCACAGCTAGATAGAGAGTTTGTTAAAGGATTTATTACAAATATTGGTGGGAGAACTTCACATAGTGCAATTATGGCACGTAGTTTAGAGATACCGGCAATCGTTGGAACTAAGAATATCTTAGATTCAGTAAAAAATGGTGATTTAGTTATACTAGACGGTCTTGCTGGGGAAGTTATCATAAACCCTAGTGAAGAGGAAGTAGCTAAATATAAAGCTAAAAATGCTGAGTTTTTAGAAAAAGTTGCTGTTTGGAGTAAATTTGTTAATGAAAAATCAGTTACTCTCGATGGTAAGCATGTTGAACTAGCTGCAAACATCGGAAGTCCTGATGATGTTGAAAGTGTTATTAAAAATGGTGGAGAAGGTGTTGGTCTTTATAGAACTGAGTTCTTATATATGAACAATGACGATTTTCCAACAGAAGATGAGCAATATATTGCCTATAAAATGGTTTTAGAATCATTAAAAAATAAAAAAGTCGTAATTAGAACTTTGGATATTGGTGGAGACAAACATTTAGATTACCTACCAATGGATGAAGAATTAAATCCATTCCTAGGACATAGAGCACTTCGTTTATGTCTTGAGAGAATCGATTTATTTAAAACCCAACTACGAGCTTTATTAAGAGCTGGAGTTCATGGTGATTTACACATTATGTTCCCAATGGTGGCTACTTTAAATGAAGTACGAAAAGCTAAAGTCGTATTAAATGAATGTAAAGAGGAATTAAAAACTGAAGGTATAAAATATAGTGATACTGTTAAAGTAGGTATCATGGTAGAAATACCAGCAGTAGCTATTTTAGCCGATCAATTCGCTAAAGAAGTTGATTTCTTCAGTATTGGAACAAATGATTTAATCCAATATTCATTTGCTGCTGACAGAATGAACCAAAAAGTATCATACCTATACCAACCATATAACCCATCATTACTAAGATTAATCAAAATGGTTATTGATGCTTCTCATAAAGAAGGTATTTGGACTGGTATGTGCGGAGAAATGGCGGGCGATCAAATCGCAGCACCTATCTTACTTGGTTTAGGTTTAGATGAGTTTAGTATGAGCGCAACTTCAATCTTACAAACTAGATACTCATTTAGTAAGCTTACTTATAAAGAAATGAAAGAAATGGCAGAAACATGTTTAACTCTTGGTACCCACGAAGAAGTTCAAGCATTTGTAGAAAATAAAATCAAAGGAGAATAG
- the ptsH_2 gene encoding Phosphocarrier protein HPr gives MRREYKIIDEAGLHARPASLLVQTATKFPNDIFIEYKERKLTLKSIMAVMSLGVPQNSTIAIDVEGDNAVEVFGALEGILKEHRLV, from the coding sequence ATGAGAAGAGAATATAAAATTATTGATGAAGCAGGATTACATGCTCGTCCAGCAAGTTTATTAGTTCAAACAGCTACTAAATTCCCTAATGATATCTTTATTGAATATAAAGAGAGAAAACTTACTTTAAAATCAATTATGGCTGTTATGAGCTTAGGTGTACCGCAAAATAGTACTATCGCAATTGACGTTGAAGGTGACAACGCAGTAGAAGTTTTCGGTGCATTAGAGGGTATTTTAAAAGAACATCGATTAGTATGA
- the ulaF gene encoding L-ribulose-5-phosphate 4-epimerase UlaF, whose protein sequence is MLEKLKEAVFKANLELVDQNLVIYTWGNVSGYDPEKKLLVIKPSGVSYDIMKASDMVVVDLDGNVVEGKMRPSSDTPTHVALYQKYPELRGVVHTHSEWATSWAEAERDIPVYGTTHCDYFYGDIPCTRQLTKEEIEGKYEYNTGLVIIETLKNRNIKALEVPGINVGHHGPFTWGTSPVDAVHNAKVMEEVAKMAYRAEKINPQARKVSQDLLDKHYLRKHGKNAYYGQK, encoded by the coding sequence ATGTTAGAAAAACTAAAAGAAGCAGTTTTTAAGGCAAATTTAGAATTAGTAGATCAAAATTTAGTAATTTATACTTGGGGAAATGTATCAGGTTATGACCCTGAAAAAAAATTACTTGTTATTAAGCCAAGCGGTGTAAGTTATGATATAATGAAGGCTAGTGATATGGTCGTTGTAGATTTAGATGGGAACGTAGTTGAAGGTAAAATGCGTCCTTCTAGTGATACACCAACACATGTAGCTTTATATCAAAAATATCCTGAATTAAGAGGAGTTGTCCACACTCATAGTGAATGGGCGACAAGTTGGGCTGAAGCAGAAAGAGATATACCTGTTTATGGAACTACTCATTGTGATTACTTTTATGGTGACATTCCTTGTACAAGACAATTAACTAAAGAAGAAATCGAAGGTAAATATGAATACAATACAGGGTTAGTTATTATTGAAACCCTTAAAAATAGAAATATCAAAGCTTTAGAAGTACCAGGGATCAATGTTGGTCATCACGGACCATTCACTTGGGGAACAAGCCCTGTTGATGCAGTACATAACGCAAAAGTAATGGAAGAAGTTGCTAAAATGGCGTACCGTGCTGAAAAAATCAATCCTCAAGCTCGAAAAGTTTCACAAGATTTATTGGATAAGCACTATTTACGTAAACACGGTAAAAATGCTTATTATGGCCAAAAATAA
- the ulaB_2 gene encoding Ascorbate-specific phosphotransferase enzyme IIB component — MLKVLAACGNGMGSSQIIKMRIEQVLKAMGLEFKVDHASVGEAKGQAKNYDLVLVAQQLVKEFSNVPESCKVVGLINLLSAQEIEAKVKIALNL, encoded by the coding sequence ATGTTAAAAGTCTTAGCAGCATGTGGTAATGGTATGGGTTCAAGCCAAATCATTAAAATGCGAATTGAACAAGTTTTAAAAGCAATGGGATTAGAATTTAAAGTAGATCACGCAAGTGTTGGAGAAGCAAAAGGACAGGCAAAAAACTATGATTTAGTATTAGTTGCTCAACAACTAGTAAAAGAGTTTTCAAATGTTCCTGAATCTTGTAAAGTCGTTGGATTAATTAACTTATTAAGCGCTCAAGAGATTGAGGCAAAAGTTAAAATAGCATTAAATTTATAA